In Juglans microcarpa x Juglans regia isolate MS1-56 chromosome 1S, Jm3101_v1.0, whole genome shotgun sequence, the genomic stretch aaTTCTCGACTCATTGTGAGACTGGGAGGAGCATTGCAATCAGCTCCGTCTAATTGTATCTTGATTCGAGGAAAAGTTGAAGCCAAATCAAAAGTTTATATATACTCCAAAATAATCACTACCAGCTACtcaatattacatatatagagTTCATGGAGATCTTGAAATCTTTATATAAAAGTCCAATccccccatatatatatatatatgtatgtatatatagcaaGCTGCAAAGAATCAATTAGAAACTTTGACATGCAGTTTacgcatatttatcattttcattaattattttttatcattcatcTGATCCCATGCAATATTTAACGtggaattaattaatttactaatattaatgctgccatgcatgcatgcatgttgcaATTCATCATGTCcatcttctaattaattacaGTAGTAGCTAGTACTCTCCTTAAAcctgcacacacacacacacacacacacacacacatatatatatatatatatatatatgtgtgtgtgtgtatgcagCTGCCGATCGAACTATTGGCATCTGACCGATCTATATATGATCAGTACTGACTTCTTCTTATCCGAGTGGTGAACAGTTGTACTACTACTTTACAAATCAATTAGCATAAAACTGATCAAGATTACATTTTTTACCCGGAATTTAGCTATGAAACATtagagcatatatataaatatatatatatatatatatatatatatttctgattTTGAAGTAAACTCATGAcgagtgcatatatatatatatatatatataacacgtACGCGTCCATATCCcttctttaagcattttttggaataaaaaatctaaatggaAACTAATTATTTGCTACTTGATTTATTGTACAACgtgcattaattaatttaaactaattataatattacatcatGTAGTGacaagtttattatatatatatatatatatatatatatatatatatatgattacttTTTGTTAACCTTGACAAGAAATATTATGGGTTTCCTCACACGTTTCATCAACTAATTAAGCATATGCTTAGACTAATTAGATTCGTAGTGCTGGAtcacgggaaaaaaaaaaaaaaaaaaagattcaggTATTTTTCAATCAAGATTAGTCAAAACTAACAGGTCTCTGAGAGTTTAGAACGTACGGTAGAAATTGAATCCTCACGAAATgctaaaattaatatatagcttGGACTTGGGATGAAAGTGATGAAACCCTGCATGCACCTAATTTCCAAAAGTAGAAGCAATTCTATCCTAATCTCTTCTGTTTTACGTACAAGCAAGCCAGCTCTCTGTACTTGGGGCTCTATAAATAGCCATGACGAAGTTCGTTGCTTGTTGCAAGCTAGTTAATTAGTTCCCATAACGCAAAGAAACATTTCGTTTCTTATCCTCCAGCAATCATCCCCAAGAATAATCCCACCAAAAAACACTCGTATCGAATAGCCATGGGTGCATCCAAGTCTAAGGAAAGCTCCCAGAGATTAACCATTAAAGACGAAACATTATCAGGTCTTGGAAACCTAGTGAGGTTCCTCCCGACGGGGACAGTCTTCACGTACCAGTTCCTCAGCCCTACCTTATCCAACTATGGCCACTGCAACACCTATAACAAGTTCCTCACTGCCATCCTCGTTGGTCTCTGCGGTCTGGCTTGCTTCTTTTCTACTTTCACTGACAGTTATGTCGGAGATGACAAGAAAACCCACTACGGGATTGCAACGTCGAAGGGTCTTTGGCCCTCGCCAGAGTCCAAGAACGTCGACTTGTCGGCCTATAAGCTTCGGTTTGCCGACTTCGTTCATGCCTTCTGTACGGTGACTGTGTTTGGAGTCGTCGTGCTTTTGGATCAAAATACTGTGGGGTGCTTCTATCCGGTGTCGGACTCCATTGAGAAAACTTTGCTCAAGATGTTGCCTCCTGCTGTTGGTGTGGTGTCGAGTGTGGTTTTCATGGCTTTTCCTAACAAGCGCCATGGAATCGGATACCCTagaagtagtagtagtactgatCAGTCTTCCAGGGATTCCAAGTCTACTGGCGGAGAAGTATCCTTAACGGAAGCCTAAAGAATTAAGTTCAAGTACTGTTGCCTTGTTTTCGTGTGTATAAATTCCTATGTTTATATATAAGGTTTGACGAGATACCTACTTAATTTGTTGCATGGCGCGCGTGATCAGGTTGTAACTTGTGAATCTTCACAGGATTTTCAGTTCGCTTGTGCTTTAATTTGTGGAGAAATAATATCCCAGCTCCAGAGAAAAATCTAATTAAGGACGTTTGTGTATGGTTgaatatttcttctttcttgtggTTTCTGCTTGGAGAAATACCCTTGAATGATCAGACAAACCTAAGGAAATTTGTGTATGGTTAtgtattcttcttcttcttacgTTGTTATTCATGTGGTTTCCCTCTTTATAATAAGGTTAGACATCATGGTATATATGTTTGCTGGCGTCAATTAGCTGAACTTGTAATTAATTAGTTTGTCTCGACTCTACGTACGTTCAAATCATGGGAAGCACACATGCATACACGCGCCTATCTTTTAGCTAGCTTTGTTtggatgaaaagaattttttaactCGTCCTATCTTAtctctaatcattataatttttttaaatttttatataaaatataataaattaataatccaattttttaaattttaaaataaaaataaaaatattaaaaaaattatattctaataatattttatttaactttaaattttcatctcatcttattttaactcACTGTCAAAACATGATTCGCTTAATGGGAAAGATGATGGTGTCGTTACTGATCCTGAAATGGGAATCTCCAACAATAATCAATTTAATAACGCTAGctgaaaataagaataattcGGGATATCATACCAATTAAATGGTCTAATCttgtcatatataatatatacacacacactcacacacatgAGTGCATATTCTTCTGCATGCGCATAAATGTATTTAATGAAAGAGTTCTTCTATTCAACAATCATACACTACACAAtcgttgagaaaaaaaataaaaacataaaacataaaacataaaaataagtGTATAATGTAAGAAGCTGATCAGTAGAATTTAtcttaatgaaaataatatataaggtACAGTTctcttatatgaaaaaaatgacttGGTCTTCATACAGTTATTTGAATAATCTACTGGTCGGATGACTTTATTACGAGCAAAACTCGTTCATGATGTTAGCAAAACTCGGATTTTATACTTGTCATTACATACATGAGACTTCCCACAGTTTGAgcataagaaattttaattaacattttgtttgttttctcctcattttttgAACACATTTTTACTCAAAATATGACCTTTAAAAACATGTGTACAaggtttaaaattttctataaacTGGTGCAATGAACAATGTCATTGTTTATTAATGAACACTGCAAAAGTTTTGACGAGCCTTTATATCACTTTATAAGTTACTGCCTCGATGTCAAGAAGCTTATAACTTTTGTTATTGTCTTGACGGACTTTTTTAGAtattattaaatgtttaataaatattatatataaaatcaactTCATGTATCTATCTCTTTATCATAACAAGGTCTTGATCCTGATTCCTGTAATAATGGAGATGTTAAGTTCAATTTCTTCACACGTATATTACCTGACATGATTAAGTATACAAAGAGTACTCGAGTGCACGGATTTCCCAAAAAACGAGTGTCCATTTGGCAGTCTAAAACCTTGGCGGTGGATGCCATTCAATGTTTACGATGAAAGAGATAAAATATCGTAAAAtcgattttataaaaaatgattgttcattttttataaaaaaaatatctgatatcttatttataaataatatgagaCTATTCTTTAACAGTAATGATTCTGATGATAAGGATAATGTTTATATACTACTCGTAAATATTATAGCACAATTCTACCAATAATTCACAAGTTAGAACCCAAATCTATAATAAATGTGATATTGATCGAGGCTGTggaatgagtaaaatttaaaaagaaagagaagaattatagggtacgtttggttactaaacacctctcaactcatctcaataatttttttaaatttcaacacaaaatataataaacaattcaactttttcaaatcttaaaataataataatattaaaaaaataatattttaataatattttattatctcaactcaactcaagtcaactcacttcaatatttaaacgCAATCTTAATGACTTATGACCTAGCCGCCTTGAGTTGAAAGGATGGTGCTCTACTACACTCTTGTTCTATATGGCAGCCCAACTGAGGGCCTCTTGGAGTGACCTAGGGCGGCCCAAATTAACTACCCATTGCATTCAGAAAATTGGGCCATTTTTGAACTTGGGTCATCCTCTGAGAACCCACAAAAAGAGATCGAGACAAATTAAAGTCAACGATAATTTAGATAAGAGAGAAGATGTAGGGAGGTCCGACGTGTACGTATCAGAATAGATCTTTCAAACCAACAGTAGTTTGAAAATTCATTCTAATATTGTATTACCAGGCATTATCCAAAACTGACCAGAAAAGAGTTAAAATCCAAAAGGAAATCCTTTTCTTAACGACAACATGCAgtttctaattaatttcaatGGTCCTGATCAATTTGAAGTATTCAACCGGAAGTATTTGATACTCAATACATGATATGTAATAATATATACCTTCAATAGTCAATATTACATAGAGTTGCCCTGCGATCTTGAAatctttatataatatattat encodes the following:
- the LOC121246767 gene encoding protein DMP2-like gives rise to the protein MGASKSKESSQRLTIKDETLSGLGNLVRFLPTGTVFTYQFLSPTLSNYGHCNTYNKFLTAILVGLCGLACFFSTFTDSYVGDDKKTHYGIATSKGLWPSPESKNVDLSAYKLRFADFVHAFCTVTVFGVVVLLDQNTVGCFYPVSDSIEKTLLKMLPPAVGVVSSVVFMAFPNKRHGIGYPRSSSSTDQSSRDSKSTGGEVSLTEA